The Deltaproteobacteria bacterium genome contains the following window.
GCGGGGCCGTTAAGATAGATAAAATGTATGGGAAGGAGCGCTGGTTCTTCATGCTGCACCCCCGTTCCCCGGATTACCAGTATACCCTGGCCGCCTACCTGAGTACCATCCAACCGAAGCCGAAAACCATCGCTATCGCTTACGAGGATACCTCCTACGGGGTCGACCACTCCAAAGTAGCCAAAGAAGCCTTGACCAGGGCCGGGTTTGAACTGGTGGCCTTCGAGCCTTTTAAATCCGGATCGCTGGATTATGCCCCTCTGGTAACCAAGATCAAAGGCACCAACCCGGATATTTTCTACTTTATCGGGTATGCCGGCGATGCCATTCTGATCACCAAGCAGGCCAAAGAGTTGGGGTTTTCGCCCAAGATGCTGCTGGATACGGTCGGGGTAGGTTTCCCCGAATATTATGATTCTTTGAAGAAGGATGCGGAATACGTC
Protein-coding sequences here:
- a CDS encoding ABC transporter substrate-binding protein: MPSLFSSSFILAITFFFVFNLSSTFVQGADTVKIGVILPLTGTNAVLGQEEKRGVDMAIEKINAAGGCLGKKVELIIEDSKADPTVIVSAAEKLINRDKVVALNGGYTSVETLAFLAAMKKYEPVAVWQGGGAVKIDKMYGKERWFFMLHPRSPDYQYTLAAYLSTIQPKPKTIAIAYEDTSYGVDHSKVAKEALTRAGFELVAFEPFKSGSLDYAPLVTKIKGTNPDIFYFIGYAGDAILITKQAKELGFSPKMLLDTVGVGFPEYYDSLKKDAEYV